One Pseudoalteromonas sp. NC201 DNA segment encodes these proteins:
- a CDS encoding ArsJ-associated glyceraldehyde-3-phosphate dehydrogenase produces MTIKVGINGFGRMGRLALRASFDWPEIEFVQINDPAGNAETLAHLLEFDSVHGKWHHSVSFQDEQIQIGETVLSVTQNKEIAQTDWSQCDVVIEASGKMKTKALLQQYLDQGVKRVVVTAPVKEEGVLNIVMGVNDHLYDDMPHQIVTAASCTTNCLAPVVKVLQQNIGIKHGSMTTIHDITNTQTILDAPHKDLRRARACGMSLIPTTTGSATAITHIFPELKGKLNGHAVRVPLANASLTDCVFEVERPTTVEEINHWMAQAAAKELNGILGYESRPLVSIDYKTDPRSSIVDALSTMVVNGTQVKLYVWYDNEWGYANRTAELVRKVGLSLGE; encoded by the coding sequence ATGACAATTAAAGTAGGGATCAATGGTTTTGGTCGAATGGGGCGTTTGGCGCTTCGCGCTAGCTTTGACTGGCCTGAAATCGAGTTTGTACAAATTAACGATCCTGCGGGCAATGCAGAAACCCTAGCACACTTGCTAGAGTTTGATTCTGTCCATGGTAAATGGCATCACAGTGTGTCTTTTCAAGATGAACAGATCCAAATAGGTGAAACAGTGTTGTCGGTGACTCAAAACAAAGAGATTGCGCAAACCGACTGGTCTCAATGTGACGTCGTGATCGAAGCATCCGGCAAAATGAAAACCAAAGCTTTGCTGCAACAGTATTTAGATCAAGGCGTTAAGCGTGTTGTTGTTACGGCACCGGTAAAAGAAGAAGGAGTATTGAATATTGTGATGGGAGTGAATGACCATCTATATGACGATATGCCCCACCAAATCGTTACAGCCGCTTCTTGTACCACAAACTGCTTAGCGCCCGTGGTAAAAGTCCTGCAACAAAATATCGGCATAAAGCACGGTTCGATGACGACTATTCATGACATAACCAATACGCAAACCATTTTGGATGCGCCACATAAGGATTTACGCCGTGCGCGGGCCTGTGGCATGAGTTTAATTCCGACAACAACGGGTTCTGCGACTGCTATTACCCATATCTTTCCAGAATTAAAAGGTAAGCTAAATGGTCACGCCGTTCGTGTCCCGTTGGCGAATGCTTCATTAACAGACTGCGTGTTCGAGGTCGAGCGGCCAACTACAGTGGAAGAAATTAACCACTGGATGGCGCAAGCTGCTGCTAAAGAGCTTAACGGAATTTTAGGATATGAATCACGACCTTTAGTTTCTATCGATTATAAAACAGATCCGCGCTCTAGTATCGTCGATGCGTTATCTACAATGGTAGTTAATGGTACTCAGGTTAAGTTGTACGTGTGGTATGACAACGAGTGGGGCTATGCAAATCGTACCGCGGAATTAGTACGTAAAGTCGGATTGTCGTTAGGCGAATAA
- the arsJ gene encoding organoarsenical effux MFS transporter ArsJ, with amino-acid sequence MQLRNIPQNIKQYLIVTGNYWAFTLTDGALRMLVVLYFHQLGYNPLEIAMLFLFYEIFGVVTNLIGGWLGARIGLNRTMNIGLGIQIVALLMLVVPTHWLTVPYVMAAQALSGIAKDLNKMSAKSAIKAIVKSGEEGTLFKWVAILTGSKNALKGVGFFLGGLLLTLLGFTGAMWLMAIMLLLVWLFSLISLKSDLGKAKSKPKFSDVFSKSRAINMLSAARLFLFAARDVWFVVALPVFLSQQFGWDHWWVGGFMATWVIGYGIVQSTTPRFISRDKFASTPSKVSGWALYLAAIPLLIAISLQTQLWTSLAVVGGLLLFGIVFAINSSLHSYLIVSLADSDGVSLDVGFYYMANAIGRLLGTVLSGWIFLEYGLAACLVISCIFLITAGLISNKIVR; translated from the coding sequence ATGCAGCTGCGCAATATACCTCAAAATATCAAGCAATATCTCATTGTGACAGGCAACTATTGGGCGTTTACCTTAACGGATGGTGCGCTCAGAATGTTGGTGGTGCTTTACTTTCATCAATTGGGTTATAACCCGCTTGAAATTGCCATGCTATTTCTCTTTTATGAAATTTTTGGTGTTGTCACCAATTTAATTGGAGGATGGCTTGGCGCACGCATTGGCTTAAACCGCACCATGAATATTGGGTTAGGCATACAAATAGTGGCATTATTGATGTTGGTAGTACCAACGCACTGGCTCACCGTGCCTTATGTTATGGCAGCACAGGCGCTCTCAGGTATTGCCAAAGATCTCAATAAAATGAGTGCCAAAAGTGCGATAAAGGCCATCGTAAAATCGGGTGAAGAAGGGACCTTGTTTAAGTGGGTAGCAATACTTACCGGCTCTAAAAATGCGCTAAAAGGCGTCGGATTTTTTCTTGGCGGGTTGTTGCTTACCTTACTTGGCTTTACCGGCGCGATGTGGTTAATGGCAATCATGTTGCTATTAGTGTGGTTGTTTAGCCTTATCAGCTTAAAAAGCGATTTAGGCAAGGCTAAAAGCAAACCCAAATTTAGCGATGTATTTTCAAAAAGCCGAGCAATTAATATGCTGTCTGCCGCGCGATTGTTTTTATTTGCCGCACGGGATGTTTGGTTTGTGGTTGCGCTTCCAGTCTTTTTATCGCAGCAGTTCGGTTGGGATCATTGGTGGGTTGGTGGCTTTATGGCTACTTGGGTTATCGGTTATGGCATCGTGCAATCAACAACTCCAAGGTTTATTAGTCGCGATAAGTTTGCATCAACACCAAGTAAAGTCAGTGGATGGGCGTTGTATTTAGCGGCTATTCCGCTGTTGATTGCTATTTCACTTCAAACGCAGCTCTGGACAAGCTTAGCTGTAGTAGGTGGGCTTTTACTCTTTGGTATTGTGTTTGCTATCAATTCATCTCTTCATAGCTACCTTATTGTGAGTTTGGCCGATAGTGATGGAGTGTCACTTGATGTGGGCTTCTATTATATGGCGAACGCCATCGGGCGATTACTCGGTACCGTGCTATCAGGTTGGATCTTTTTGGAGTATGGCTTAGCGGCTTGTTTAGTAATATCTTGCATATTCTTAATCACAGCAGGACTGATTTCAAACAAAATTGTTAGGTGA
- a CDS encoding LacI family DNA-binding transcriptional regulator, translating to MSNDKKKWTLKSIAAELGVSNATVSNAFNRPDQLSKSKREEILKACKELGYFGPNKAAQSLRKGSFNIVALVLPDSVEYMVSDPVASSFMRGVASVLEAQHINLLLFSGTADNVGDIVDFVDGLICYGRPRNPKLIEHLANVSKQVVTVDFDLPAHASVNIDNQQAAFDVASKALNDNSDVAIFGLRLLDTDLLCRVYEQNLTDIETSIAHQRYSGYLKAIEERGLTLGEDRVWNIPESSERFANIAAKELLNLSPRPNTVLCMSDLIALPLLREAKKLGVKIPQDLKVVGFDGVDEALRFSPSLTTIHQNSEEKGREAAKLFLNKSDDKVMLGYTLKMGQSC from the coding sequence ATGAGTAACGACAAAAAAAAATGGACGCTCAAAAGCATTGCGGCGGAATTAGGTGTGTCAAATGCAACTGTATCGAATGCTTTTAACAGACCAGATCAACTCTCTAAATCCAAACGAGAAGAAATCCTAAAAGCCTGTAAAGAATTGGGTTATTTTGGACCTAACAAGGCAGCCCAATCGCTGCGTAAGGGCTCGTTTAACATTGTCGCGCTGGTACTACCCGATAGCGTTGAATATATGGTATCAGATCCCGTTGCAAGTAGCTTTATGCGAGGAGTTGCAAGCGTTTTAGAAGCTCAGCATATTAACCTACTCTTGTTCTCAGGCACCGCAGATAATGTCGGAGACATTGTCGATTTCGTCGACGGCTTAATTTGTTATGGCCGCCCGCGTAATCCCAAGTTAATTGAGCATCTTGCGAATGTTAGCAAACAGGTTGTGACGGTTGACTTTGATTTGCCCGCACATGCCAGTGTTAATATCGACAACCAACAAGCCGCCTTTGATGTAGCGAGTAAAGCATTAAACGACAATAGTGATGTTGCTATTTTTGGTTTGAGATTATTAGACACTGATTTGCTATGCCGCGTATATGAGCAGAACCTAACAGATATAGAGACCTCTATTGCGCATCAGCGTTATAGCGGATATCTCAAAGCCATTGAAGAGCGTGGGTTAACACTTGGCGAAGACAGAGTGTGGAATATTCCTGAAAGCAGCGAAAGGTTTGCAAATATCGCCGCAAAAGAACTACTTAACCTCTCACCAAGGCCTAATACCGTGCTGTGTATGAGTGACTTAATTGCACTACCGCTGTTAAGAGAAGCCAAAAAACTTGGTGTAAAGATACCGCAGGATCTTAAAGTCGTTGGTTTTGATGGCGTTGATGAAGCACTACGCTTTAGTCCCAGCTTAACTACCATTCATCAAAATAGTGAAGAAAAAGGCCGAGAAGCAGCCAAACTCTTCTTAAATAAAAGCGATGATAAAGTAATGCTTGGCTATACCTTAAAAATGGGGCAAAGCTGTTAA
- a CDS encoding FeoA family protein → MTLDKLSKNSAATITSLTHPDTALLSRIMALGIIPGEQIEVINVAPLGCPMQVKIGDTFVSVRKADAQFVEIEVL, encoded by the coding sequence ATGACATTAGATAAACTTTCCAAAAATAGCGCAGCGACCATCACTTCTCTTACCCATCCAGATACTGCGTTACTGAGTCGAATAATGGCACTTGGAATTATTCCTGGTGAGCAAATAGAAGTCATTAACGTCGCCCCACTTGGATGCCCGATGCAAGTGAAAATTGGTGACACCTTTGTGAGTGTGCGTAAGGCCGACGCACAGTTCGTTGAAATTGAAGTTTTATAA
- the feoB gene encoding ferrous iron transport protein B yields the protein MKIALVGNPNCGKTTLFNRLTGSKQKVGNWPGVTVEKKFGYFALENTNVELVDLPGLYSMEQIEPSQDEQIACDFLKQNEADVIINIVDAANLQRNLVLTSQLKELGKPILVVANMVDVATQRGRTLDLKRLSEQLGLPVVPFHGAKGTGQEALLEQLAQITRFPKAPETANTESASSDPLEKAVARHQAVKKLADGVSIITPKRADTTETLDKIVLNRWLGVPIFLAMMYLMFTIAVNVGAVFIDFFDIAVGALLIDGVKILLADIGAPQWLGVLLAAGFGAGIQLVATFIPVIAVLYLCLSILEDSGYLSRAAFVIDRLMSSIGLPGNAFVPLIVGFGCNVPAVMASRTMGRESDRLLTIIMAPFMSCGARLTVYALFAAAFFPTNGANVVFGLYLLGIVVAVGSGFLFRKQVFKTQKLPSFTEMPAYHMPIWRNIFITTWQRLSGFIKRAGKTIVMVVILLSALNSVGTDGSFGNENTDKSLLAKAAQVVTPIFEPIGLKEENWPATVGVVTGMFAKEAIVGTLDALYTGAEEEGGEFSLLASLKEALMTIVDNSKDLIANLGDPLGLNELESGAESGTALLTAMAAKFNGQIGAFSYLVFILLYTPCVAVLGAIKRESGGKWMWLVIGWTTSIAYIMATLVYQASQLSTSPTSASLWIIAMLLFGFTWWKGLSRLGNKLNQPPTYQINLG from the coding sequence ATGAAAATTGCGTTAGTGGGCAACCCGAACTGCGGGAAAACCACATTATTTAACCGCCTGACCGGCTCTAAACAAAAAGTAGGGAATTGGCCAGGGGTAACTGTCGAGAAAAAATTCGGCTATTTTGCTTTAGAAAACACAAACGTAGAATTGGTAGATTTGCCCGGCTTATATAGCATGGAGCAAATTGAGCCAAGCCAAGATGAGCAAATCGCGTGTGACTTCCTAAAGCAAAATGAAGCTGACGTCATCATTAACATCGTGGATGCCGCAAACTTACAGCGAAATCTAGTATTAACTTCCCAGCTGAAAGAATTAGGCAAACCTATTCTCGTTGTTGCAAATATGGTTGATGTCGCAACACAGCGTGGGAGAACGTTAGATTTAAAAAGACTCTCTGAACAGTTAGGGTTACCTGTAGTGCCATTCCACGGTGCTAAAGGTACAGGGCAAGAAGCGTTGTTGGAACAACTCGCACAGATCACGCGTTTTCCAAAAGCACCTGAGACGGCAAACACCGAGAGTGCCAGCAGCGATCCCCTCGAAAAAGCGGTTGCTCGTCACCAAGCAGTGAAAAAATTGGCTGATGGCGTAAGTATCATTACGCCAAAACGTGCAGATACGACAGAAACGCTTGATAAAATCGTGCTCAACCGCTGGCTTGGTGTACCTATTTTCTTAGCCATGATGTATTTAATGTTTACCATTGCGGTTAATGTTGGTGCTGTATTTATCGACTTTTTTGACATCGCCGTGGGCGCCTTACTTATCGATGGTGTAAAAATCTTGCTGGCAGATATTGGCGCACCTCAATGGCTAGGTGTGTTATTGGCTGCTGGTTTTGGTGCGGGTATTCAATTAGTGGCGACCTTCATCCCTGTTATTGCGGTGCTGTATCTGTGCTTATCTATTTTGGAAGACAGTGGTTATCTTTCTCGGGCCGCGTTTGTTATTGACCGTTTGATGTCATCCATTGGTCTACCGGGCAATGCTTTTGTACCTTTGATCGTTGGATTCGGCTGTAATGTGCCTGCGGTTATGGCGTCAAGAACGATGGGTCGAGAGTCCGATAGATTACTGACGATTATTATGGCGCCATTTATGTCCTGCGGCGCACGTTTGACGGTATATGCGTTATTTGCAGCGGCTTTCTTTCCAACGAACGGAGCCAATGTTGTTTTTGGTCTGTATTTGCTTGGCATAGTGGTCGCGGTAGGTTCTGGCTTTTTATTTAGAAAGCAAGTATTCAAAACGCAAAAATTACCCTCGTTTACCGAGATGCCAGCGTATCATATGCCAATTTGGCGCAATATATTCATTACCACTTGGCAGCGTCTGAGCGGCTTTATCAAACGTGCTGGCAAAACAATTGTCATGGTGGTTATTTTACTCAGTGCATTAAACTCGGTTGGTACCGACGGTTCGTTTGGCAATGAGAATACAGATAAGTCACTTTTGGCGAAGGCTGCACAAGTGGTCACGCCAATCTTTGAGCCAATTGGGTTAAAAGAGGAAAACTGGCCTGCTACGGTTGGTGTTGTGACTGGTATGTTTGCCAAAGAAGCCATCGTCGGTACTTTAGATGCGCTTTATACCGGTGCCGAAGAGGAAGGTGGAGAGTTTTCATTGTTGGCTTCGTTAAAAGAAGCGTTGATGACCATAGTAGACAATAGTAAAGATCTTATCGCAAACCTTGGTGATCCACTAGGACTTAACGAATTAGAGTCAGGCGCTGAAAGTGGCACTGCGCTACTTACGGCAATGGCTGCGAAATTTAATGGTCAAATCGGTGCATTTAGTTATCTTGTCTTTATCTTACTTTATACCCCTTGTGTAGCGGTATTAGGTGCAATTAAACGTGAATCTGGCGGTAAGTGGATGTGGCTTGTTATTGGCTGGACGACTTCAATTGCTTATATTATGGCGACTTTAGTTTACCAAGCTAGTCAGTTAAGCACCTCGCCAACGAGTGCTTCGCTTTGGATTATAGCGATGTTGTTGTTTGGATTTACATGGTGGAAAGGATTATCCAGACTGGGTAATAAACTTAACCAACCACCAACCTATCAGATAAATTTAGGTTAG
- a CDS encoding GNAT family N-acetyltransferase codes for MITTDTPLILRHLDTIHALISNSYWAKQMPKVLLEKAIQNSLSFMYLDDEGEFQGFCRVITDYATFAYLADVIVDESARGKGVGKAIVQAVVEHPELQGLRRFMLATFDAHTLYEKFGFAAVPDPSILMQICHPTIYSDLQD; via the coding sequence ATGATAACCACTGATACTCCTCTAATTTTACGCCATCTTGATACTATCCATGCGCTGATCTCTAATTCTTATTGGGCAAAACAAATGCCTAAAGTATTGCTGGAAAAGGCCATTCAAAATAGCCTGAGCTTCATGTATTTGGACGATGAAGGTGAGTTTCAGGGTTTTTGTCGCGTGATAACTGACTATGCCACCTTTGCCTATCTTGCCGACGTGATAGTTGATGAAAGTGCCAGAGGTAAAGGGGTAGGCAAAGCGATTGTTCAAGCCGTAGTTGAACATCCAGAGCTACAAGGCTTAAGGCGCTTTATGCTGGCAACTTTTGATGCGCATACTCTATATGAAAAATTCGGCTTTGCAGCGGTGCCAGATCCGAGCATTTTGATGCAGATCTGCCACCCCACTATATATTCGGATTTACAAGATTAA
- a CDS encoding monovalent cation:proton antiporter-2 (CPA2) family protein has product MLLLATIYLAAAILAVPIAKRLGLGSVLGYLLAGILIGPHLLHLVGEQTDVMHFAEFGVVMMLFLVGLELQPKRLWTMRRSIVGLGGLQVVITTAVLYFAIDLALGFLWQQSLAIALMLALSSTAIALQTLNEKGLIKQSGGQNAFSVLLFQDIAVIPILAIMPLLAFSDLAVSDGHGNLLHAFPTYLQVIISVFVILAIIAAGHYVAAPLFRYIASTRMRELFTVVALFIVIATALLMQSIGLSPALGTFLAGVVLAESEFRHELEADIEPFKGLLLGLFFMTVGASIDFSLLAQKWLFILASVVLLMGLKAVILYLLATAFSLHKRATWLFTAALCQGGEFAFVLLSVTGSLAILTPDQVALVTLVVAVSMLGSPLIFILYDKIVERQANTPQEQDSLETMEATQNVIVVGYGRFGQVIGRLLHAQGYHLSILDHSPSQIELLRRFGNQVFYGDGARLDLLEAAGAHEAQMLVVAIDEPDKTLEIVRLAQQHFPNLKLVVRATDRRHAYQLIKLGVTAFERETFVSAVKLGEQALKLLGHSEEDVARAGYLFTKHDVESMHMLADVWGDDESYGIAIRQRMADLKQVLQADEKAQEDLNTCHGEDCENKPSTIEQ; this is encoded by the coding sequence ATGTTACTGCTCGCGACTATCTATTTGGCTGCTGCGATATTGGCGGTGCCAATCGCTAAACGGCTAGGGCTTGGCTCTGTGCTTGGATACTTATTGGCAGGGATCCTAATTGGTCCTCACCTTCTTCATCTTGTGGGGGAGCAAACTGACGTCATGCACTTTGCCGAGTTTGGTGTAGTGATGATGCTATTCTTAGTCGGGCTTGAGTTACAGCCCAAAAGGCTCTGGACGATGCGCCGCTCTATAGTTGGTCTCGGTGGCTTACAAGTGGTTATAACAACAGCTGTACTCTATTTCGCGATTGATTTAGCGCTTGGTTTTTTGTGGCAGCAATCATTAGCCATCGCGTTAATGTTGGCACTGTCTTCTACCGCCATTGCACTGCAAACCTTAAATGAAAAAGGCTTAATTAAACAATCTGGCGGTCAAAATGCGTTTTCGGTGTTGTTATTTCAAGATATAGCCGTGATCCCCATTCTCGCTATTATGCCGTTGTTAGCATTTAGTGATTTGGCTGTGAGTGATGGCCACGGCAATTTATTACACGCTTTTCCGACTTATCTCCAAGTGATTATCTCTGTTTTTGTGATTTTGGCTATTATCGCTGCTGGGCATTATGTTGCCGCGCCATTATTTAGGTATATTGCCAGCACTCGAATGCGCGAACTATTTACCGTGGTGGCGCTATTTATCGTTATCGCAACCGCGTTATTGATGCAAAGCATTGGTTTATCCCCAGCGCTTGGAACATTTCTCGCGGGTGTTGTTCTCGCGGAAAGTGAATTTCGCCATGAATTAGAAGCCGATATTGAACCGTTTAAAGGGTTACTTCTTGGCCTCTTTTTCATGACCGTCGGCGCATCAATCGACTTTTCCTTATTGGCGCAAAAATGGTTATTTATTTTAGCGTCAGTGGTGCTGTTAATGGGGTTAAAGGCGGTTATTTTATATTTGTTGGCAACGGCGTTTTCACTGCATAAGCGAGCGACATGGTTATTTACCGCAGCCCTGTGTCAAGGCGGTGAGTTCGCGTTTGTACTCCTTTCGGTTACTGGCAGTTTAGCAATCTTAACTCCAGATCAAGTCGCGTTAGTTACACTGGTTGTTGCGGTATCTATGCTCGGATCGCCCCTCATTTTTATTCTTTATGACAAAATAGTTGAACGCCAGGCCAATACTCCTCAAGAACAAGATAGCTTAGAGACGATGGAAGCGACACAAAACGTTATTGTGGTCGGCTACGGGCGTTTTGGCCAAGTGATAGGGCGTTTGCTTCATGCACAGGGTTATCATTTATCGATTTTGGATCACAGCCCAAGCCAAATTGAATTACTCCGTCGCTTTGGCAATCAAGTGTTTTATGGCGATGGTGCTCGATTAGATTTACTCGAAGCCGCAGGGGCTCACGAGGCGCAAATGCTGGTCGTGGCGATTGATGAGCCAGATAAAACCCTCGAAATCGTCAGGTTGGCGCAGCAACATTTCCCTAACCTAAAACTTGTAGTTCGTGCGACCGACCGTCGCCATGCCTACCAACTGATAAAATTGGGTGTCACTGCGTTTGAGCGAGAAACCTTTGTCTCTGCTGTGAAGTTAGGTGAACAGGCGCTCAAGTTATTGGGCCATAGTGAAGAAGATGTTGCACGAGCGGGTTACCTCTTTACCAAACACGATGTTGAATCTATGCATATGCTCGCCGATGTGTGGGGAGACGATGAAAGCTATGGTATTGCGATCCGTCAGCGTATGGCTGACCTCAAACAGGTGTTGCAGGCGGACGAAAAAGCGCAAGAAGATCTTAATACCTGCCATGGTGAAGATTGTGAAAATAAACCATCAACCATTGAGCAATAA
- a CDS encoding LysR family transcriptional regulator, which translates to MLRVTLEQWRMFRAVVEYGGFNQAAKEVHKSQSSIHTAVHKIEECLGVKLFRVEGRRTLLTEAGEMMLRRANYLLEEAAKVEAVGQTLGEGVESQLRIAVDEIFPQQVLYKVLENTSAQYPLLRVELVESVLTGASELLQNTDVDIAISPVTLQDGFSEELCQIEFVAVANPNHALHQFGRALTFEDLKSHRQIVVRDSAISRKKDEGWLGAHQRWTVSHMTTSIDMIAQGLGFAWLPIPAIKTQLDSGVLKPLPLSQHSQRKAQLHLIFKDGDRLGPAARAFIGELRYLCMQLEDSVE; encoded by the coding sequence ATGTTGAGAGTGACATTAGAACAGTGGCGAATGTTTAGAGCCGTTGTTGAATATGGTGGTTTTAATCAAGCTGCCAAAGAAGTGCATAAAAGCCAGTCAAGTATCCACACTGCGGTCCATAAAATTGAGGAATGCCTTGGTGTTAAGCTTTTTAGAGTCGAAGGGCGAAGAACCCTGTTAACCGAAGCGGGTGAAATGATGCTGCGCCGTGCCAATTATCTCTTGGAAGAAGCGGCAAAAGTGGAAGCGGTAGGGCAGACGCTGGGCGAGGGAGTTGAGAGTCAATTGCGCATTGCGGTCGATGAAATTTTCCCACAGCAGGTACTCTATAAGGTGCTAGAAAATACATCTGCACAATACCCTTTATTGCGTGTCGAGTTGGTCGAGTCAGTATTAACAGGCGCATCAGAACTTTTACAAAATACCGACGTAGATATCGCCATTTCTCCGGTTACTTTACAAGATGGGTTCAGTGAAGAGTTGTGCCAAATCGAGTTTGTTGCAGTGGCAAATCCCAATCACGCATTACATCAATTTGGTCGCGCGCTTACATTCGAAGACTTAAAATCCCATCGTCAAATCGTAGTGAGAGATTCTGCAATCTCGCGTAAAAAAGATGAAGGATGGTTGGGGGCGCATCAACGTTGGACGGTGAGCCATATGACAACCTCGATAGATATGATAGCGCAAGGCTTAGGATTTGCTTGGTTACCTATTCCGGCTATTAAAACGCAACTAGACTCTGGCGTCTTGAAACCACTACCACTTTCGCAACATAGTCAGCGTAAAGCACAGCTTCATCTTATTTTTAAAGATGGTGACAGGCTTGGGCCCGCCGCGCGCGCTTTTATTGGTGAGTTAAGATATCTGTGCATGCAGCTAGAAGATTCTGTTGAGTAG